In one window of Rhodoglobus vestalii DNA:
- the folE gene encoding GTP cyclohydrolase I FolE has protein sequence MSIDVARIEAAVAEMLSAVGEDPARAGLTATPRRVAEAYSEFFAGNELNALDHLSDSIEFTAKADQTGELVLVRDIEFRSMCEHHLLPFLGVAHVAYVPDERIIGLGNIARVVETISARAQLQERLTEEITEAINDGLSPRGVLVVIDAVHGCVSTRGPRQTASSTVTLASRGVLSDPLERAEVMALIGSRGGDG, from the coding sequence ATGTCAATCGACGTAGCACGAATCGAAGCTGCGGTAGCAGAAATGCTCAGTGCTGTTGGTGAGGATCCGGCGCGGGCCGGCCTCACCGCCACGCCGCGTCGCGTCGCCGAAGCGTATTCCGAATTCTTCGCCGGCAATGAGCTGAACGCGCTCGATCACCTCTCAGACAGTATCGAATTCACCGCAAAAGCCGATCAAACGGGGGAGCTTGTGCTCGTGCGCGACATCGAGTTCCGCTCGATGTGTGAGCATCACCTGCTGCCCTTCCTTGGTGTCGCCCACGTTGCGTACGTGCCCGATGAGCGCATCATCGGCCTCGGCAATATCGCTCGTGTGGTTGAGACCATCTCCGCGCGGGCTCAATTGCAAGAGCGGCTCACCGAAGAGATCACTGAGGCGATCAACGACGGTCTCTCTCCGCGCGGCGTCCTTGTGGTCATTGACGCCGTCCACGGCTGTGTTTCAACGCGGGGCCCCCGCCAAACTGCCAGCTCAACAGTCACACTCGCCTCACGCGGAGTTCTGAGCGATCCACTCGAGCGTGCCGAAGTAATGGCGCTCATCGGCAGCCGTGGCGGCGATGGATAG